The genomic window TGCTGGCCTGCACGAAGCGGGTCGGGTCATAGACGATGGAATATTCCACCCCGTCGGGCATGTCGGCCTGCAGCTCCGCCATCGTCTCCCGAACAGTCTCGGAAATGGCCAGCGCATTGGCGCCCGGTGCCTGGTTGATGGCGATGGCCACCGCCGGCTGGTTATCCAGCAGGGAGCGCAGGCCATACTGCGAGGCGGCCAGTTCCACCCGCGCCACATCACGCAGATAGGTAACGGCACCGCCATCGGTCTTCAGGACGATGTCCTGGAATTCCTCCACCGATTTCAAACGGCCCTGGGCATTGACCGACAATTGGAGGGGCGCGTCGGGCACGGACGGGCTGGCGCCGATGACGCCAGCGGCCACTTGCACATTCTGGTCGCGGATGGCGTTGACGACGTCATTTGCCGTCATGCCGCGTTCGGCCACCTTGTGTGGGTCCAGCCAGACACGCATGGCATAATCGCCCGAACCCCACAGCAGCACCTCGCCCACCCCGGAAATGCGCGCCAGACGGTCGCGCACATTCAGGACGGCGTAGTTGCGTAGGTAGGTCATGTCATAGCGGTCGTCGGGCGAGCGCAGATGCACCACCATGGTCAGGGTCGGCGACGACTTCACCGTGGTCACGCCCAGCCGCTGCACATCCTGCGGCAGGCGCGGCAGCGCCTGGGCCACACGGTTCTGCACCAGTTGCGTGGCCTTGTCCGGGTCGGTGCCCAGCTTGAAGGTCACGGTCAGCGCCATGTTGCCGTCGCTGTTGGCCTGGGACTGCATATACAGCATGTCCTCAACGCCATTGATCTGTTCCTCCAACGGCGAAGCGACGGTTTCGGCAATGACCTTGGGGTTGGCGCCCGGATACTGGGCACGCACGACAACGGAGGGCGGCACGACCTCCGGATATTCGGAGACCGGCAACTGGAACAGGGAAATGAACCCCGCCAGGAAGACGACCACCGACAACACACCCGCGAAGATCGGGCGGTCGATGAAGAAACGAGAGATGTTCATGACAAGCCTCGGGGTCCGCGCGGATCGCACGGGATGGGTTGGGCTTCTAACTTCCGTCATCCCGGCGAAAGCCGGGATGACGAGGGAGGGTGCGAGAGAAGTGTCTACCGCGTCGCCACCTGCGTGACCGGCCGCTCCATGGCCACCGCCTTGGGCTTCACCACGTCGCCCGGACGGGCGCGCTGCATGCCGTTGACGATGATGCGTTCGCCCGGCTGCAAACCGCCGGTGACGATGCGCAGGCCTTCCTGCCGGCTGCCCAGCAGGACGGGGCGGTAGGAGACCTTGTTGTCATCACCCACGACCAGGACAAATTTCTTGTCCTGATCGGTGCCGATGGCGCGTTCATCGACCATAACGGCCGCCTGCGGATCGGAACCGCCCACCTTGACGCGGGCATAAAGGCCGGGAACTAGCAAGCCATCGGCATTGTCAAAGCGGGCGCGGACGCGGATGGTGCCCGACACGGGGTCCAGACGGTTATCCACGTCATCGATGGTGCCAGCGCGAGAATATTCCGCCTCGTTGGCCAGACCCAGTTGCACCGGCACACCGGCCTGATCCTTCACCGACGCGATGTGGCGCAGATAGGTCTGCTCATCCACGTCGAACGACGCATAGATGGGCGAGACGGAGACCAGAGTGGTCAGCGGCACACCCGTCGCCCCCGCCGCTACGACATTGCCCACGGTAATTTCCGCACGGGAAACACGACCGGAGATGGGTGCTGTCACTGAGGTGTAGGACAGGTTCAGCTTCGCCACATCCAGTTCCGCTTGCGCTGCCCGCAGGCTGGCCTGGGCGTCGCGGGCATTATGCTCCCGCTCATCCAGGGTGCGGCGAGGAATCGTGCTATCGGCCACCAGCTTGGCGGCGCGGTCCAGTTCGGCACTGGTGAAGCGAACCCGGGCCTGGGTCGCCGCCAGCTGCGCCTCGGCCCGCGCCACCTCGGCACGATAAGGGGCGGGGTCGATGGTGAACAGGACATCGCCCTTCTTCACCTGCGCCCCATTCCTGAAATGCACCTCGGTGATGGTACCGGAGACGCGGGGACGGATATCCACCCGCTCTACCGCCTCCAGACGCCCGGAATAGCTCTGCCAGTCCACCACCTTACGCGCCACGACAGGCGCCACATCCACCTCCACGGCGGGCATGGCGGCCATGGCCACCGGCTTGTCTTCCGCCTGCCCCTGCAACGTTGCCAGCGAGATCACCAGCAGCGACACACCGGCGGCCATCATCCAGGCCAGCTTGGATCGCGTCATCGACATGGGTACCACTCCTTGCCAGAAGGGTGCAGAAAGGGGTTTCCCGCCGCCGCCCATCGACGGGGGATCATGCAAAAGAGGCCTGTTCTAAGGACAGCGCCGCCTTGGATGCCCGGCAATCCGGGCCCCCTTATCCAACACCTTTGTTTCGGGTTTGGAACCGCATCCAGGTCGGATGAGGTTCCCTCAATCATCAGGTTTATCGGGTTTGCTGCATCGCCGCTGTGATGGCCGTCGCAGGCATTAAATCTTTTTCATCTGGCACCCATGCAATTCCGCAAGGGCTTGGCAAATAACACCTTTCGACATCCAATAGACCACAAGCCCGCGGACAGGCGTCCGCAGGTCAGTGAGCAGTTGCAGCATCACCCATTCGCCGCAACGAATAAATATCGATTTTCCGACAACAGAATTCGGATTATCCGAACAATCAGGCGGCGTGCTGGTAACAAGCAAAGGGCTTATCGGCGCCCTGTAGGATCGGGCATTGTTCGAACAGGCTGACCACCCAGTCGATGAACAGGCGCACCTTCTGTGAGGGCTGACGGTTGGGTGGATAGACGGCGGAGATGGGCATGGGCCGGGGTCGAAACTCAGGCAGCACCTCCACCAGCTCTCCGCGCTGGAACTGTTCCAGCACCATGAACAAGCCGGGCTGCATCAGGCCATAGCCCTGAACCCCGCAGGCAATATAGGCCTCGCTGTCATTGACCGCGACCGCACCTTTCAACGGCATGTCGATCTCCACCCCATCCTTCACGAATTCGAACGGGTAGGAACGGTTGCCCAGATGGGGGGAGAAATACCGCACGCCCTGATGGACCGACAAATCCTCCAGACATTGGGGCACCCCATATTTCTCCAGATAGGATGGGCTGGCGCAGGTGATGCGGGAGAGAAGGCCCAGACGGCGGGCGATCATGGAACTGTCAGCCAGTTCCCCGACGCGCAGCACGCAATCCACCCCTTCCTGCACGATATCAATCTGCCGGTCATTCATGCCCAGCTTGAGTTCGATATCGGGATAGCGCGCGTGGAACTCCCGCAATTGCGGGATCACCACCAGCCGCCCGATGGAGGTGGGCATATCGACATGCAGCCGGCCCTTGGGATGCCGGCGGCCTTCGGTGAAGCCGATCTCCACCTCCTCCACTTCGGCCAGGATACGCAGCGCGCGTTCGTGAAACAGCTCCCCATCGGCCGTCAGGGACAGGCGCCGTGTCGTCCGCTGCAACAGGCTGGTGCCCAGATGGGCCTCCAGATTCTGGATGATGGTGGTGACCGATGCGCGCGGCAGGCCCAGCTTGTCAGCGGCCCGGGCGAAACCATTCAGTTCCACCACCTGCACAAAAACCTGCATGGCCTGCAATTTGTCCATGATCCTGCCCACCCGGAAATATATCCCCAGGCTGTCATGAACACAGGGGCGGGCCGGTTGCTATGCCCGCCGTCACAGGTGGTAGGTTTTCACAGACAGGAACGTAGCACTCTCACCTCCCGAGCGTTCCGGCGTGGGAGGTGAGAGTGCTAACAGCTTACCCCAGCGCCTCGGTCAGCTCCGGGACGATCTTGAACAGGTCGCCGACGATGCCGTAATCGGCCACCTGGAACATGGGGGCCTCTTCGTCCTTGTTGATGGCGACGATGACCTTGCTGTCCTTCATGCCGGCCAGATGCTGGATGGCACCGCTGATGCCGACGGCGATGTACAGTTCCGGGGCCACGATCTTGCCGGTCTGGCCGACCTGATAATCGTTGGGCACGAAACCGGCATCCACCGCTGCACGGCTTGCACCCACCGCGGCACCCAGCTTGTCCGCCAGCTTGTCCAGCATCGGGAAATTGTCGCCCGACTGCATGCCGCGACCGCCCGAGACGATGACGCGGGCCGAGGTCAGTTCCGGGCGCTCCGACTTGGTCAGTTCCGCACTGACAAAGCTGGACAGCCCCGCCTCGCCCGTGGCGCTCAGCGTCTCGACCACACCGGCCCCACCGGTCTCGCCCGCCGCCTCAAACGCGGTACCGCGCACCGTGATCACCTTGATGGCGTCGCTGGACTTCACCGTCGCGATGGCATTGCCGGCATAGATCGGGCGTTCGAACGTGTCGGCATCGATGACGCCGCTGATCTCGCTGATCTGCTGCACATCCAGCAGGGCCGCCACGCGCGGGGCCAGGTTCTTGCCGAACGTGGTGGCGGTGAACAGCACATGGCTGTAGCCACCCGCCTTCACAGCGGCCACCACCAGCGGTGCGAAATTCTCAGCCAGCGGGTTGGCATATTCAGCGCCATCGGCGACCAATGCCTTGGCCACGCCGGCGGCAGAGGCGGCTTGCTTCGCAGCCTCGCCCACGCCCGAACCGGCGACCAGCACATGCGTCTCGCCGCCGATCTTAGTGGCGGCACCCAGCGTGGTCAGGGTCGGCTTCTTCACCGCACCCGTCGAGGGTTCGGCAACAACCAGAATGCTCATGTTGCGTATCCTTGGAATGCGTTGCGGATCAGATGACGCGCGCTTCGTCGCGCAGCTTGGCGACCAGCTCAGCGACCGACGCGACCTTGACGCCGCCCTTGCGCTTGGCCGGCTCCGTCACCTTCAGCGTGGTCAGGCGCGGGGTGATGTCCACGCCCAGCGCGTCCGGGGCCACCGTCTCGATCGGCTTCTTCTTCGCCTTCATGATGTTGGGCAGCGAGGCATAGCGCGGCTCGTTCAGGCGCAGGTCGGTGGTCACCACCGCCGGCAGCTTCAGCGAGACCGTCTCCAACCCGCCATCAATCTCGCGCGTCACAGCCACGGCGCCATCGCCCGGCACCACCTTGGACGCAAACGTGCCCTGGCCCCAGCCCAGCAAGGCGGCCAGCGCCTGGCCCGTCTGGTTGCTGTCATCATCAATGGCCTGCTTGCCCAGGATCACCAGATC from Niveispirillum cyanobacteriorum includes these protein-coding regions:
- a CDS encoding efflux RND transporter periplasmic adaptor subunit, producing the protein MSMTRSKLAWMMAAGVSLLVISLATLQGQAEDKPVAMAAMPAVEVDVAPVVARKVVDWQSYSGRLEAVERVDIRPRVSGTITEVHFRNGAQVKKGDVLFTIDPAPYRAEVARAEAQLAATQARVRFTSAELDRAAKLVADSTIPRRTLDEREHNARDAQASLRAAQAELDVAKLNLSYTSVTAPISGRVSRAEITVGNVVAAGATGVPLTTLVSVSPIYASFDVDEQTYLRHIASVKDQAGVPVQLGLANEAEYSRAGTIDDVDNRLDPVSGTIRVRARFDNADGLLVPGLYARVKVGGSDPQAAVMVDERAIGTDQDKKFVLVVGDDNKVSYRPVLLGSRQEGLRIVTGGLQPGERIIVNGMQRARPGDVVKPKAVAMERPVTQVATR
- a CDS encoding LysR family transcriptional regulator, encoding MDKLQAMQVFVQVVELNGFARAADKLGLPRASVTTIIQNLEAHLGTSLLQRTTRRLSLTADGELFHERALRILAEVEEVEIGFTEGRRHPKGRLHVDMPTSIGRLVVIPQLREFHARYPDIELKLGMNDRQIDIVQEGVDCVLRVGELADSSMIARRLGLLSRITCASPSYLEKYGVPQCLEDLSVHQGVRYFSPHLGNRSYPFEFVKDGVEIDMPLKGAVAVNDSEAYIACGVQGYGLMQPGLFMVLEQFQRGELVEVLPEFRPRPMPISAVYPPNRQPSQKVRLFIDWVVSLFEQCPILQGADKPFACYQHAA
- a CDS encoding electron transfer flavoprotein subunit alpha/FixB family protein: MSILVVAEPSTGAVKKPTLTTLGAATKIGGETHVLVAGSGVGEAAKQAASAAGVAKALVADGAEYANPLAENFAPLVVAAVKAGGYSHVLFTATTFGKNLAPRVAALLDVQQISEISGVIDADTFERPIYAGNAIATVKSSDAIKVITVRGTAFEAAGETGGAGVVETLSATGEAGLSSFVSAELTKSERPELTSARVIVSGGRGMQSGDNFPMLDKLADKLGAAVGASRAAVDAGFVPNDYQVGQTGKIVAPELYIAVGISGAIQHLAGMKDSKVIVAINKDEEAPMFQVADYGIVGDLFKIVPELTEALG
- a CDS encoding electron transfer flavoprotein subunit beta/FixA family protein, which produces MKVLVAVKRVVDYNVKIRVKPDESGVELANVKMSMNPFDEIAVEEAVRLKEAGKATEIVVVSIGPAAAQETIRTALAMGGDRGVLVQTDAEVQPLAVAKLLKAVVAKEAPDLVILGKQAIDDDSNQTGQALAALLGWGQGTFASKVVPGDGAVAVTREIDGGLETVSLKLPAVVTTDLRLNEPRYASLPNIMKAKKKPIETVAPDALGVDITPRLTTLKVTEPAKRKGGVKVASVAELVAKLRDEARVI